From Simonsiella muelleri ATCC 29453:
GGCAATTTGAAAACGGTCAGAAGTTGATTGAGAAATTTACTCGCCCCAATGATACAGAATAGAGATACAGTGAAGTCAAATTGTACTGGCACCATATGGTCATTATGTACACAGCGGTCATGGTTGTCTTATTCTAATCGCCGTATCCTTGAATTAGAAAATTAATTAAGAATTAAATTGTTAAATCAAAAGGCAGCCTGAAAACATTTTATCAATGCGTTTTCAGGCTGCCTTCATTTAATAATTATTTTTTATCTTTGATTTCCGTCCGAATAATCACTTCACGCGGTTCAATGGTCTGCCAAGGTTCGGGCACGGCTGCAAACACTTCACGGCGCACAATGGGTGGGCGTGCTGCAATTTCAGCTAACGCTTCAGCTTCGGCTTTTGCTTTGGCTTCTTGTTCGGCTTTTACTTTTGCTTTTGCTTCTGTAGCTGCTTTTGCTTTAGCAGCAGCATCTGCTTTTAATTTGGCTTCCGCATCGGCACGCGCTTTGGCGATGGCTTCTTCTTTTGCTTTTGCTTCTGCCAGAACTTTAGCCTCCTGTTCAGCTTTAGCTTTAGCGGCAGCGGCTTCTTGTTCAGCTTTTAATTTTTCTGCTTGAGCTTTAGCTTCCTGTTCGGCTTTAGCTTTAGCGGCAGCGGCTTCTTGTTCAGCTTTTAATTTTTCTGCTTGAGCTTTAGCTTCCTGTTCGGCTTTAGCTTTAGCGGCGGCGGCTTCTTGTTCAGCTTTTAATTTTTCTGCTTGAGCTTTGGCTTCTTGTTCAGCTTTTGCTTTAGCGGCGGCAGCATCTTGTTCCGCTTTTAATTTTGCCATTTCGGCTTCGGCTGCAGCTTTGGCACGTTCCACTTCCAAACGTGCTTGTTCGGCTTGGGCTTTTAATTGTGCAATCTCTGCATCGGCTTGTGCTTTGGCTTGTGCTACTGCTTGACGTGCTTGCTCATTTTCAGCTTTTAATTTTTCGGTTTCGGCTTTCAATCGTGCTTCTTCTTCAGATACTTGCGTCAACTCAAATTGTGTTGTTGTGCTGGCTGCGGTAGGTGTAGATTCAGCATGTTGCGCTTGGACATCGGCTTTTAAGCGTGATTCAGCTAACGATTTATTGGTAGAAATACCATTGTTTTCATCATCGGGCACATCGGATTTTTCTAATGGCAAATACGCCAAAATGGTTTCACTGGCGCGAATTTTATCGCCAATTGCCACGTTTGCTGTTGCGTCTAATGGTAAATATACATCAATGCGTGAACCAAAACGAATGAAACCATAGCGTTCGCCACGCAAAATACTGTCGCCTTTATTGGTGTAACACAAAATGCGACGCGCAACCAACCCTGCTACTTGTACCACAGTTAATTCACGCCCTGTGCGTGTGGTCATTAATACCGCGTTGCGTTCGTTTTCGTTGCTGGATTTGTCTAAAGACGCGTTTACGAATTTGCCTGCGGTGTACTGTACTTCTGTTACACTGCCTGAAATAGGTGAGCGTTGTGAATGTACATTGAATATATTCATGAAAATACTGATTTTCAATGCACTGGTTTGACGATATGGGTCAATCGCGCGTTCTACCACCACAACTCGTCCGTCTGCGGGTGATAAAATTGCATCGGGTGCTTCGGGAATATTTCGTGCTGGGTCGCGGAAAAAATTCACGCAAAACAAGGTAAACGCCCAAAACGGTAGCGACCACCAACCACATAAACAAGTAAACAAAACACTCAACACCAGTCCGCCAATAATAAACAGCCAGCCTTCTTGGGCAATAATGGTATGTGGATAATAACGGTTCATTGTGAATCCTTCAGCTTAAAATACAGGAGCAAGATTGATTAAAAAAATGATAGCCTTGAATTATATCTGAATGGGGGCAATTTTCCTATCATATTAATGGGGATTTGTGTGTGGCTGTGGTTTTCAGGCAGCCTGAAAAAATAACGTATTCAGTAAAATAGAAAAATTGCTGTTATTTTAGGGATAAATGGGCGTGGGGGTGGCGGCGATATGCAACGTTTTTTATGAATTGACAAAATAAATTTCAGGCTGCCTGAAAATAAATTACCACAAAATAAAATATTTAGGTTAGAATCCCAGTTCATTTTTAACCATTTTAACCATAAGGACAACACCGATGGATAATCAAGTAACCAACCAATACGGACACAGTTTGCCCAGTACCAATCTTGTTTTGCAAAAAACTTATCGCTTATTGGCGTGGTCATTTTTGCCTTGCATCTTAGGGGCGGTGGCTGGCATGGTGTTTAATCCGATGGCGGTATTAGGCGGCGGCTGGATTGGTATTGTTGCCGTATTTGCGTTTTTCTATGGTATGATTTTTGTCATTGAAAAAAATCGCTACAGCAATACAGGTGTGATTTTGTTGATGATTTTTACGTTTGGCATGGGCATTTTACTCAGTGGCTTGCTACGCGTAGCGGGAATGTACAGCAACGGCGCACAATTGGTAGCGGTGGCGGCTGCGATGACGGCTGGTATTTTTTTCACGGTATCTGCTTTGGCACGTAACCCAAAATTTGCGATTAACACCAATAAATTAGGTAGCTTTTTAATGGCTGGTGTGGTGGTGGTGATGATTGCGGTCATTGCCAATTTATTTTTGAATTTGCCGATGTTGTCGTTAACGATTTCGGGCGTATTTGTCTTTTTGAGTTCGTTGATGATTATGTGGAAAACGCGCGTGATTGTTGAAGGCGGCGAAGATAGCTACATCAGTGCAGCATTGAGTATTTTTATTGATATTTATAATTTATTCACTAGTTTGCTGCGTTTGTTGTTGGCATTTACAGGGGAAGATTAATTTTAGGCAGCCTGAAAAATGGCGTGTTTATTAATGCTTAATTAATTTTACTTTCAGGCTGCCTTAATTTTTCAGGCAGCCTGAAATTTTTTAATTTAATTAATTGAATTAAAATGATTTATCAAATTAATAATTCACATCTACATCATTTTTCGTTTGCGCAATCTAATAAATACATAGGTTTCAGCCGATTTCACGGGTAAATTCATTGACACAAAATAGCGTAAATGCTAGAATTTGCGGTTTCTATTATTAATTTTTTTTGGACTAACTATGAAAACCTTTTCAGCGAAACCGCACGAAGTGCAACGCGAATGGTTTGTAATTGACGCAGAAGACAAAGTTTTGGGTCGCGTTGCAGCCGAAGTTGCCAGTCGCTTGCGTGGTAAACACAAACCTGAATATACGCCACACGTAGACACTGGTGACTATATTATTGTGATTAACGCCGACAAATTGCGCGTTACAGGTAACAAATTTGAAGGCAAAACTTACTATCGCCACTCAGGTTTCCCAGGCGGTATTTATGAACGTTCTTTCCGTGAAATGCAAGAGAGCTTTCCAGGTCGTGCATTGGAAACAGCCGTAAAAGGTATGTTGCCAAAAGGTCCATTGGGTTACGCTATGATTAAAAAACTGAAAGTGTATGCTGGTGCAGAACATCAACACGCTGCACAACAACCTAAAGTTTTGGAATTAAAATAATAAGGACACGAAATTATGAACGGTAAATACTACTACGGCACAGGTCGCCGCAAAAGCTCAGTAGCTCGCGTGTTCTTGCAAAAAGGCACAGGTCAAATCATCGTGAACGGTCGCCCTGTTGATGAATTTTTCTCTCGTGAAACCAGCCGCATGGTGGTTCGCCAACCTCTGGCTTTGACTGAAAACTTAGAATCATTTGATATCAAAGTGAATGTTGTTGGTGGTGGCGAAACAGGTCAATCTGGTGCAGTACGCCATGGTATCACTCGTGCATTGATTGATTATGATGTAGCCCTGAAACCTGCTTTATCTCAAGCTGGTTTTGTTACTCGTGACGCTCGCGAAGTGGAACGTAAAAAAGCTGGTTTGCGCAAAGCTCGTCGCGCAAAACAATTCTCAAAACGTTAATTCGTTTTTTATACAAGAAAAACACCTCAAGAATTTTGGGGTGTTTTTCTATTTTATGGATTGGAGATAAAAAAATTGTGATTTCAATTCATCCTATTTGAATGAATTTCAATTGTAAAATGATAAATAAAAAATAGGGGGCGGATATAAAATCCACCGCCCAATTTAGATAGGTTTGGCAAAGGTTTCAGCCTAAAAATCACTTTATTGATTTAGAAGAAAATGCCATTATTGTAACGTTTAGGATTTATGCTGTAATTGGAAATTTCAGGCACAGGCAAACCTTCGTCTGTTGCTGCATCAGCGTGAGTCGGTGGCGAAGATAATGTAGCAGAACTATTAACAACAATTTGTTCTGGTTCATCTTTTTCAGCTGGCTCAATTCTGTCGTTGATGGCATCAATATTTTCAGCTTGTTCCGTTTGTAATGTATGTTTACGGAACACGGACGCAAATGAATTTTCACCAATTGTTTTGGGCGCAAATGGTGATTTTTTGGGTGTAGGCGTTTCAACAGGTTTTACCACTTCGCTGCTAACCGATGATACGGTATTCGTTTTTTCAATTGTTTGAGTTGGTGGAGTGTTTTCCGCTACTTGAGTTGTCTGAATTTTCGGTTTAACTGGAGAGGACTCAATTTCCACTCTAGGCGTAATTTCCCCTGTTGGTACGTTCGTGCTGCCTGAATTTTGTCCTGATTGAGCATTTACATTTGGTGTGTTTTTGGGTGCTACGACCACTTCAATAGTGGCTTTTTGTGGCACGGCTTGTACCGTAATTGTAGGTTTTTTGGGTTCTATCGTGTGAACCACTGGTACTACAGAAATTTGTGGTTTTGTTTCTGCAACAGGTTGGTTGGCAATCTGAACGGATTCTACAGAAATTTCTGGTTTTGTTTCTGCAACAGGTTGGTTGGCAATCTGAACGGATTCTATAGAAATTTGTGGTTTTGTTTCTGCAATAGGTTGGTTGGTAATCTGAACAGATTCTACTTCTATAGAGATTTCTGGCTTTGTTTCTACAATAGGCTGGTTGGTAATCTGAACCGATTCTATTTCTACAGAGATTTCTGGTTTTGTTTCTACAATAGGCTGGTTGGTAATCTGAACCGATTCTATTTCTACAGAGATTTCTGGTTTTGTTTCTGCAACAGGTTGGTTAGCAATCTGAACAGACTCTATTTCTACAGAAATTTCTGGTTTTGTTTCTGCAACAGGTTGTGCAGGTTTGGTCAATTTGTCGGCTGGCAAACCTGCCATGCTTGCCTGTGTTAGATATTTTGCCAATGAACTGGTTTGTGGTGCAGAAGGTGCTTTGGGTGGCTCGGGCGCAATCGCTGGTGCAACAGGTCTTTTGTTTATGCTTACTGAAATATTTTTATTTTCAGTGGATTGGATTGTGGGCGTAGTCTTTTCCACAACGGGTGTTGCGGCTGCCGATTGGGTCTCATCGGGTATGTATTTGGCGAAAATATTTGGTTTTTGGTTATTCGTTAAAATGGTGGATTTGGGTAATACCATTTGCACGGGCGCGACGTGTAATTCTTCCTCTTCAATGACATGGCACACAGCTGCATTTGCAGGCTGCGTATTTTCAGATGATGTGGTGGGGGCTGCGGTTTGGGTAGGTTGTTGGGGTTCTGCATCATCTGGAGCTTCGGCGCGTGATACGGCAACGATTGTGCTGTCAGACGCATTGGCTAGTGCATCATTTTGCATTGCTTCAAATTCAGGTCGCTGCTTTTTGCCAAACAGCGAACAAAGCCAGCCAAAAAGTCCACCTTTAGACTTTCGTGGTGCAGATGAATTGGGTGCATTTGTATTCATGTTATCAGACTCATTTGGCAAAGGTTGATTGGTTTCAATAATTTGTTCAGCATTTTTTTCAGGCTGCCTGAAAGATTCGGTGCTGGATTCGGTTATGGTTTGTGGTGGTGTTGGTTCGGAGGCAATGGGTTTGCTTTCGGGCGACACAAGCGAAACAGGGGTATCGGTTGATTTAACCAATTTCGCATCTGTTTTCATGCCAACCAATGCGCTTGGTGGTGCGATAATTGGATTATTTGTCAAATTTTCGGGTGTGGCAACCGATTCATTGGTTTGGGTTGTGTCGGTTTGTGGTGTTTGTTCGCTGGATTTGGGTAACTCGGATTCAGTGATACTGGGTTGCGATGCAACATCATCAAATTCTTCGCCGATTACTTCGGGTTTGGGTAAATGCAAACCTGCTTCGGTCAGCACGGCATAAGCGGCTAATTCGTCTGTGTTTCGGCGTAGGTATTGGTGTAATTGCAAAAAATGCATTTCCAATTCTGCTGCACGCGCAGGATGGTAATACCAATCCAGTACGGCATTTGCCAATTTTTCTGGTGTGGCATCTTTTTGCAGCAATTCAGGTACAACTTCTCTACCCAATAAAATATTGGGTAAACCCACATATTGAATTTTAATTTTGCGCTTGACTAATGCATAAGTCAAAGACGAAATACGGTAACTAATCACCATCGGACGTTTGCACAAAGCCACTTCCAATGAAGCAGTCCCACTGGTTACCAATACAACATCAGCTGCTATACACGCCAATTCGGTTTTGGCAGCCTGAAGACGAATGGGTAAATAACGAAATTCTTCTTGTTGTAAATATTCTTGCAAACACTCGCGTACACCAGCTGAAGGGTAGGGCATCAAGAAGACAGCTTCAGGTAAGGCTTTGACAATTAAAGCGGCAGCACGTAAGAAAACCGGTGCCATATATTCCACTTCACTCACACGGCTACCGGGGAGCAATGTGAACACGGGTGCAGTCAAATTTAATTTCAAACGTTCGCGCACGGCTTCGCGACTATTTTCCAGTGGCAGCATTTGTGCCAAAGGGTGTCCAACGTATTCTGCTTTGCCACCAGCATCACGATACAATTTGGGTTCCATTGGGAACAAACACAAAACCTGATTTACTTGACGCACGATTTTATGTACTCGCTCGGGTTTCCATGCCCACACCGAAGGGCTAACATAATGTAAAGTAGGAATGCCTGCGGCTTTTAATTTGGCAGCGACTGTTAAATTAAAATCGGGCGAGTCAATGCCAACAAAAACATGTGGGCTGATTTTGCGTAAATCTTCCACTAAACCACGGCGAATACGCAAAATTTCAAATAGGTTACCCAAAATTTCAGTATAACCGCGTACTGCTAGGGCATCTTGTTCATATAAGCTAATTAAACCAGCCGCTTTCATGCGAGGACCACCAATTCCGACAAAACGTGTATTGGGATACTGTTGTTTAAGTGCATCAATTAAATGTGCGCCGAGTAAATCGCCAGAGGCTTCGCCAGCGCAGAGTGCGATAATAATTTCTTTATTCATAAAAATATTTTGTTTACTTTAATTGTTTAAATTTTTATTGTTGGTCAATGGTTAGTGTATTTTGTTTCAGGCTGTTTGAAAATATAATTCTTAGATAAAAAAATGAATTGTACAAAAAAATAGTCATCTAAGAAATGCAAATTCACAAATATAGTGAAATTTTGCCAATGTTTTCTTATTGAATTCAATTTGAGGCAATAGGGTGCCAGTTTACGCCGAAGAATAAAAATTAGAATTGTATTACTTTATTTTTAAATGACTATATATCTCTGACATAAGTTGAACCGTGGTTTAACCTACACTTAATTGATTTATTGACTCAATTCTGGTTATTCTTTTTCATTAGCTGAATTTTGTTGTTCTTGCCATTTAGCGATGCGGTTACGTCGCCGTACCATCGCCACCCATACTGCAAATACTGTTGGCAAAATTGTCCAAAATACTAAGTAAATTAACGCTCGCGCCACACTCGGTTGCGCTAATGAAAACATCATTGTGGTAAATACATATCCAATTAATACGATATGCCACATTTTTTTACTCCTTAAAATTTTTTCAGGCAGCCTGAAAAATATCCAAGCTGCCTGAAAATAAATAAATTTCTAATTATTTAGATTTTTTCAATGTATCAATCATACCGTCTTTTTGGAAGTTTGCATCGTCAAATGTTTCCAAATCTTGACCAGGTTCACGCAACACATCTTCAGTACTCACATTGGATTTGCTCTCTAACACAATTGCAGATGATGCGTGTTCACTGGTACGATACACCATCACTAAGCCAACTTCTTCAGTTGGTAAACTCAAAATTTTAGTGGCTTTTTTGTCTGGGTTGTTCCATTCGGTTTGTACTAAGCGATTGCCTTTATAGACAGACAACACCGTACCTTCGTCCACGCCATCGGCCAAGCCTTTATTCAGAATCACGCTTTGACCCACACCAGTTTCCGATACGCCGTCCATCACGGAAACAATACGCGCTTCCACAGGAGAATCTGGTGTGTGTGGCATCGCATTAAATTGTGTTATCACGTCTGGTTTGCGAATAATGTAATCGCCACGCATGATTTCAGATGCGGCGGTTTTTACTTGCAATGGCACTGCTGTGCGAACGGCAGTTGGTTTTTTCTCGCTGTCTAATTTCACATAATATTCATCGCCAGCCAATTTAGCTTCCATTTTGGCACGTTGTTTGGCACTGTATCCATTTAATGCGGTGCTATTGTTGCGTTCTGCTAACGCGGTGTTATCGTTGCTCAATGTGGTTAATTCGCCACTAAATTCAACCAATTTACCCAATGATTTGCCTGTAATTGGATCTTTCAAATCTTGTACTACGCGGAAACTCAAATATTCGCCTGGTTCAATGATGCCGTCAGCATAAATGCGATCGCCATTGGTGTAAATATTGCGTCCATCTGCGCCAGCAACCACGCGTGGAGCGTGTGTCAATTCATTTGCGCTAACAAATTGCGGGTGTTTCATAAATAAGCGGTAAAAATCCACGTCTAAAGTTTGGATACCGTAGCCAGAACCTAAATCACGCACTTGTGGATGCAATTTGATGAAACCACTTTTACGACCCGATGCGCCTTTGCCAACACGCAACACAGGACGACCATTCACATAAGTCAAATACAACACTTGACCAGGATAAATCCAATGTGGGTTGCGAATTTTTGCACGGTTTACATTCCACAAGCTGGGCCATTGGTATGGGCGATACAAATATTTGCCTGAAATGCCCCATAAGGTGTCACCTTGCTTCACAACATAGCGTTTAGGTGCATTGGGTTTGACTTGCAAACCTTTGGCAAAAACAGGTGCAGAAATGGCTATTCCAGCCACGCACAACATTGTCATAATGGATTTATTCATTGCAACTCTCTTTAGTTAATTAAAAAACAGGGAAACATAAACCGAATGATAGTGCATTTCAATAGAAAAATGCCAGTTTTTATGTTATTTTCTTGTTACAAATGGCAAGTTTGCCACACACATTTTGAATAATTACTTTTGAGACAATAAAATGGCACTTCTCCCCATCTTAAAATATCCAGATCCGAAATTACATACAGTTGCTAAACCTGTGAGTGAAGTAAATGACCGCATCAAAAAATTGGTGGCAGATATGGCGGAAACCATGTATGAATCACGCGGCATAGGCTTGGCTGCCACACAAGTTGATGTTCATGAGCGTGTGGTGGTTATTGATTTATCTGAAGAACGCAACCAACTGATTACCCTGATTAATCCAATTATTACCCACAAAGACGGTGAAACCACTTACGAAGAAGGTTGCTTATCTGTTCCAGGTGTGTATGACACGGTAACTCGTGCCGAACGTGTAACCGTAGAATTTTTGGACGCAGACGGTCATGCACAAAAATTGGATGCAGACGGTTTATTAGCGATTTGTATCCAACACGAATTGGATCATCTGCAAGGCAAAGTGTTTGTGGAATATTTGTCGCCACTCAAACAAAATCGCATCAAAACCAAAATGAAAAAACGTGAACGCGAAGAAATGCGCCATAATATGTAAATGCGATTGTTTTCAGGCAGCCTGAAAATTTTGCAAAATAAATTAAACAAATTAAACAAAT
This genomic window contains:
- a CDS encoding Bax inhibitor-1 family protein produces the protein MDNQVTNQYGHSLPSTNLVLQKTYRLLAWSFLPCILGAVAGMVFNPMAVLGGGWIGIVAVFAFFYGMIFVIEKNRYSNTGVILLMIFTFGMGILLSGLLRVAGMYSNGAQLVAVAAAMTAGIFFTVSALARNPKFAINTNKLGSFLMAGVVVVMIAVIANLFLNLPMLSLTISGVFVFLSSLMIMWKTRVIVEGGEDSYISAALSIFIDIYNLFTSLLRLLLAFTGED
- the rplM gene encoding 50S ribosomal protein L13, giving the protein MKTFSAKPHEVQREWFVIDAEDKVLGRVAAEVASRLRGKHKPEYTPHVDTGDYIIVINADKLRVTGNKFEGKTYYRHSGFPGGIYERSFREMQESFPGRALETAVKGMLPKGPLGYAMIKKLKVYAGAEHQHAAQQPKVLELK
- the rpsI gene encoding 30S ribosomal protein S9 — its product is MNGKYYYGTGRRKSSVARVFLQKGTGQIIVNGRPVDEFFSRETSRMVVRQPLALTENLESFDIKVNVVGGGETGQSGAVRHGITRALIDYDVALKPALSQAGFVTRDAREVERKKAGLRKARRAKQFSKR
- a CDS encoding LysM peptidoglycan-binding domain-containing protein; amino-acid sequence: MNKSIMTMLCVAGIAISAPVFAKGLQVKPNAPKRYVVKQGDTLWGISGKYLYRPYQWPSLWNVNRAKIRNPHWIYPGQVLYLTYVNGRPVLRVGKGASGRKSGFIKLHPQVRDLGSGYGIQTLDVDFYRLFMKHPQFVSANELTHAPRVVAGADGRNIYTNGDRIYADGIIEPGEYLSFRVVQDLKDPITGKSLGKLVEFSGELTTLSNDNTALAERNNSTALNGYSAKQRAKMEAKLAGDEYYVKLDSEKKPTAVRTAVPLQVKTAASEIMRGDYIIRKPDVITQFNAMPHTPDSPVEARIVSVMDGVSETGVGQSVILNKGLADGVDEGTVLSVYKGNRLVQTEWNNPDKKATKILSLPTEEVGLVMVYRTSEHASSAIVLESKSNVSTEDVLREPGQDLETFDDANFQKDGMIDTLKKSK
- the def gene encoding peptide deformylase, translating into MALLPILKYPDPKLHTVAKPVSEVNDRIKKLVADMAETMYESRGIGLAATQVDVHERVVVIDLSEERNQLITLINPIITHKDGETTYEEGCLSVPGVYDTVTRAERVTVEFLDADGHAQKLDADGLLAICIQHELDHLQGKVFVEYLSPLKQNRIKTKMKKREREEMRHNM